The genomic region GATGGCGCCGCGTTCCATTCATCTTAAAGACGGAAAAATCATCTCCGACACGGCAGATAATTTTTTAGAAAATCAATAACCCCGACGCAAGTATAGGGGTACAGTGCTCAACGTTTCGCACGGTATGGGATATCCGGCACGGATGCCGGTTGTTCCAAACAGGAACGAGTTTTTTACCTTGCAAAAAACTCGCAGTCAAAAATGTACAAGGATGTACATTTTTGACGAGGTGGTTGCGTCGGGTTTAATACCCTTCTTGACTTTATTAATGTGCGCACTTACACTGTGTTTATAGAGGAGTGTTTATGAAAAATATAACGCTATCAATTGATGAAACTGTTTTACAGGCTGGGCGAGAATATGCCAAGAGACATAACATCTCATTTAATTTTCTTGTAAGAAAACTTGTTGAGCAAACGGTTATTCCCCACAAAGATAACTGGCTTTATGATACTTTTTCGCTTATGGATACATTAAATGCAACATCAAGTGATGAGAAATGGACAAGGGAAGAATTATATCGTGTCTAAAATATTTATTGATACAAATATACTTGTTTATACCCTTGATTCAAAAGATTCATATAAGCAAGCAAAAGCGCGGAAAATAATGGAAAAAGTTGTAAACTTACATCAGCCGGTAATATCAACACAAGTACTCAAAGAATTCTATGTAGTTGCAACAACGAAATTAAAAGCAGATCGAATAATTGTTAAAAATATTATACACAATTTTTGCAATATTGAAATTGTTCAAAATGACTTAGAATTGATAGAGCAAGCAATAGATATTAGTGTAATTTTACAATTATCGTTTTGGGATTCATTGATAGTAGCTGCTGCTGAAAAAGCAAAATGTGAATATATTATTTCTGAAGATTTAAATTCGGGACAAACATATCGCGGAGTAATGGTAATAAATCCATTTAAAGAAGATGTTTTCTAACGCCCGCTTCAACCTGACATTGCTATGTACTTTAACCGTTTCTTGTAACACCATTTTTCCTGTGGAAGTTGCAGCTTTGCTGACTTATATATGCTATACTAATACAACAAAAGTCGATACTTAGAGAATTTGACTGTGACATTGAGATATTAAATGAATTTTTAACGCGATATGCAATCAAATCACCTAACACGCGCTTCAACCTGACATTACTCTTACGACGATGCAGGTTAAACGAATGTCAGGAGGACGCCCGACTGGGGCGCTTGGAGGAAAAATGTTATTTGTATTTGATTTAGATGGAACTTTATTAAATTCTAAAAAAGAAATATCTGAATCTAATAAAAAAGCTGTTCAGAAACTTTATTTAGCCGGTCATAAAATTGTAATAGCAACGGCTCGTCCTCCGAGAAGCATAGATTCTAAGATTAAGAAAATTGGAGTTTCAACAGATAATATTTATTATAATGGCGCTCTTGTCCGTTGTTTTGATGGCGTAACTTTTTCTCATTTTATAGAAAAAAATATCTTTAAAGAAGTTTTTTATTACATAAAAGAAAATGATAAATCTGCCGTGATTTCTATCGAAGATAATGATACATGGTTTTCGTGTTTTAATTTTGATTTTAAGAATTTTTATTCTGTAAAGGATGCTCCTGAAATTATCACTGAGGCAGAATTACTTCAAAAAAATCCGAACAAGATATTGATAAATTCTTATTCGAATTTAAATTATTTAAATGAAAAATTTAATAACATTTGTAATATAATAGAGACGGATTCCAAGACACTGATTCAAATAATGAATAAGAATGCATCAAAAGAGAAATCAATTAATGAGATTTCTAAAAAATATAAAATCAGTTCTAATGATATATATTGTTTTGGTGATGATTTCAATGATATTGAAATGTTCAAATTTTATAAAAATACCGTGGCAATGGGAAATGCAATTAGTGAATTGAAAACAATTGCAAAGTTTGTTACTGAGACAAATGATAATGATGGCATTGCTAAATTTCTTGTTGAGAAAGGATTTATCGCCTAACATCCGCTTCAACATGGCCTTGCCTTTGGCAATGCAGATTATGCAAATGTTAGGCGGGACGTTTTCTAGGAGAACCTATGAGATTACATATACAACACATACGGGATGGCGCTCATGTTTGAAGATATCCTTTCAGCCTTGCAGAATTTCCGGCACAATAAAATGCGCACGATGAAACCAAGAAAAGTTTTGCTGCTTTGCTGACTTATACTGCCTAGCTTTTTATGCTATACTAATACCATGTTGGACGGACGGGGCAGGGCACCGTTGAGGAGAAACAGAAAGTGAAAAGGGCATCTCTAGAAAACTTGAGTTTTTTAGAGGTTCCCGGAAATATGTTTTATCAATTGTCAACTTAGTTGAGCAATTTTATGAAAAGGAATTATGTACTTTACTTGTAATTTTTCATTGGGAGGGTGGTCGTATGGAATATGCTACAATTCAGATAACAGTTCCAAAGGATATGAAAACTTATTTTACCGACAATTATAGCTGTGAATCAAATGGAGATCTTGAGCGAAATGCACTCCTTTTATATCCCTATGTCTACAAAAATATCATTTCTCATGGTCGTGCAGCTGAAATTTTGGGAATTAAAAAACTTGATTTGATTGATTTATATGATGGTATGGGATTCCCGTATTTTGATATGGATATAACTGATATTATGCAAGATATTCAAACATTTCGTTCTCTTAAGAAAGTAAAGACATGATAGTAATTTCAGATACTACACCAGTTATTTCATTTTTAAAGATTGATCGTTTGGATTTACTTAAAACACTTTTTGAAGTTGTTCAAATTCCGAGAAGTGTTTTTGCAGAACTTATAGGAAATACTAAATATAGAGATGAAGCAGAAATAATAAAAAAGAGTCCTTTTATTCAAGTGATAGACAATATAGACGAGAATTATGTTTCACTTCTTCGCCGTTCTACCGGTCTTGATTTAGGTGAGAGTGAAGCAATTTACCTTTCGGATAATAAAAAAGCGGATTTACTTTTAATGGACGAAGTAAGAGGGCGTGAAGTTGCAATTCACATGGGTATTAAAATTATGGGAACGATCGGAATTTTAGGACTTGCTTATGAAGATTCTCTTATTTCAAAAGAAGAAATCAAACAAGCTATAGACATTTTGAGAGACTCCGGTCGGCATATCAGCGAACGACTTTATGAACAATTATTACATTTTATTCAAAGAAGCTAATAATTGTCTAACACCCGCTTCTTGTAACGTCATTTTTCCTGTGGAAAAGGATTTGACCGGCAGATATTGATATTACGAATTTTCTAGGAGAACCTATGAGATTACATATACAACACATACGGGATGGCGCCCATGTTTGAAGACATCCTTTCAGCATTGCAGAACTTCCGGCACAATAAGATGCGCACGCTCCTTTCGCTTTTAGGGATTATGATTGGTGTATGCTCGGTTGTTATTACGATGAATTTAAGCCGTTCGCTGGAGGCAAGCGTTGCTTTGGTGTTTAAGGATTTCAGCAGTTCGATAGTAGCCGTGTGGCCTTCGTCGTGGCGGAATTCTGCGATTACTTTTAACGACCGCTATGCCGATATGCTGAAAAAAAAGATACCGCAGATAAAACGCGTTTTTTGGTTTGATTCGTTTAATGCCGCGGTCATGCGTGGCCGCCTGAACGCCGGCACGAAGGAATGTTTCGGTGTAGAATACGGGTATATGGAAGCGCAGAAATGGCATCTTGAATACGGCACGGGATTTACCGCTTCGGATTTTATGAGCGGTGCGCAGAAGGTTATTATCGGGGAAGATATTGCCAAAGGCCTATTTCCGGAAGGAAGCGCCGTAGGTAAAACGCTGACGCTGTCGGTGGACAATGGAAATGCTGCGCCGCTCCTTTTTACGTGTACGGTTATCGGCGTGCTCAAAACAAAACAGACGACGGTAGGGCAGATGCAGCGGTTTGTATTGATACCGCATTCATTTATAAGGCTGCAATTCGGCCGAAAGGAAGCTGACTCGGTTGATGTTGAATTGTACGATACCGTAATGGATATCGAAGCTGTTGAAGAGGCGATTAAAGCAGCCTCCGACGAATATGCAAACAGTAAAAATGCGGTACGGATATGGTCGGCGCAGTCGATGCAAAAACAGGTTCAGAGCAGTCTTGCGATGATTGCCGCCGTGCTGTCCGGTATTGCAGGGCTTTCACTGTTGATAGGCGGTGTCGGTATTATGAATATCATGCTCGTAACGGTTGCGGAGCGGCGGCAGGAAATCGGCATCCGTAAAGCAATCGGCGCTACGACGGGGGCTATCCTTTCGCAGTTCTTAACGGAATCGGCAGCTATCAGTATTGTTGGCGGCGGTATCGGTCTTGCAGCAGGTTTTTTAATCAGTCTTGTTGCCGTTACGCCCATTTTATCTCAGTTTTCAGGCGGTAGCGACGTTGTGTTATCGTTCAATATGCGGGGTGCGTTGATGGCGTTTTTGATTTCTGCAGGAGCAGGTATTTTCTTCGGGCTGTACCCCGCATGGCAGGCCGGCAAACTCGATCCCGTCAAGGCGCTGGAAGAAACGTAAACACGGTACTTCCATGTACCGTGTTTACGTCCTGTTTTGCGCTTATGCAAAACAGGTTACTGCTGTATATCACCGACATCCATGTCGGTACTGATTAAGGAATAAGTATGCTGGAAGATTTTATCAATGCATTCGGCAATTTCCGCAGCAAAAAATTGCGGACGGTACTGTCCCTGTTGGGCATTGCAATCGGCGTTACCGTTGTGACGGTTATCAGCAATATCGGAAGCTCTATGAAGGTAAGCATGGCGAAGTTATTCAATCTTGATACGATGAATATGATTCAAATTGAGCCTCGCTGGGATTTTGATAAACAAAAGTATCATATCAAGCTGACTGAAAAATACCGTAACGCATTAGAGAAAAATGTACCGCTCGTAAAAGACGTATTTTATTCAGGCCTTTTCAACGCAACGGTTTCACATAATTCGTTTTATCTGAAAAATCAGCGGATAGTCGGTATTGAATACGGTGCGCTTGAAGCAAACGGGTACGAATGGTCTTATGGGAAAAGCTTTAGTCTTGATGATTTTGCAAACCGGCGGCACAAGATTATTCTGGTTGAAGATGAAGCGAAGGTGCTATTCCCCGAAGGAAACGCTATCGGGAAAAGAGTTACGCTTACCGTTCCGTATAATCAGGGGCGCCAGTTTATTCCATTTTCGTTTGAGGTATGCGGTGTTGTAAAGCCGCGCAATCGGTTTTCCAGTATCGGTTCTTTTATGGTGCCACGTTCATTTGTTACAGAGGATATGGGTATCGGTAAAAATGATTCCGATCTCGCTTCGGTGCAGATTTACGATCCGGCATATATTGACAAAGCAACGGCGCAGATAAAGGCGTTTTCCGATTCGTTTGCAAAAGCTGAAAACACCTTATGGACGTTTTCGGAAAAAGATATACTGAATCAAATCAATTCGCAAATCGCTCTTATCAGCGTGGTGCTTACCGTGATTGCGGTTATGTCGCTTCTGGTCGGCGGCATTAACATTATGAATATTATGCTGGTTACCGTAACGGAACGAAAAAAGGAAATCGGAATCCGCAAGGCGCTCGGCGCAAGTGAAGCGGTAATACGCAATCAGTTTTTAGTTGAGTCCGCGACGTTGAGTTTGACGGGCGGGATATTCGGTATGTTGCTTGGAGGAGGGCTTAGCATGCTTTTGGTACAAACGGTTTTTCAGTCCGACAACTTCAAGATGGTCTTTAGCCCGAATATTAGCGGTTCGGTTATTGCATTTGCCGTGTCCATAACCATCGGTATTTTCTTCGGTCTCCGCCCTGCAGTTAAAGCCGCGCGGCTCGATCCGGTTAAAGCCTTGGCGGATTGATTGATGATTCGGGTGGATTTGTGACAAGCGCAAATCTCGTGCCTGTATGAAACCACCGCCATCCATGGCGGTACTGATACGTGTTATCGTGAAAATCATAACTGCCTGGCTTTTATCTTAGAACCATCCTTGGAAATAAAGCGGGTTCTTAGGGCAGAGCCCTAAGTCGCCGTTTTTCTTTAGATGGGGTCATAGGGGAAGACTTTTCTTTTTATCGAAAAAAAAGAAAAGTCTTCCCCTAATTGATTTTGAATTTTCCCACCTCTTGCGCAAGATGATCAATACTGGTTTTATTTTGCTCTGTAATAGAAACAACCTCTTCTACAGCATCGGTTATTTGCTCTGCGCCGGAGGCTATTTCGGTCATACTGTCGGTTGTTTCCCGTGTAATTTCCGCCAATTTTTGCATCTCTTCGGCAATTTGCTTACCGCCTTCAAGCATTTCTATGGAAGCGGTGCTTACATCTTTCGTCACCTTATTGATAGTCTCGATAGCCGATAAAACTTGCGTACCGTTTTCTTCCTGTTCCCGCATAAGGTCTACAATCGAATCTTCTTTCTCCGAAATGTTACTGATAAGTCCATAAACATCGGTAAAAGTTTTCTCCGCTTGTATACCCGCCTCTGAAACTTGCGCGATAATTTCGGTTGATTCTTTTATAACCGCGCCGATCTGTTTTCCCTGCATATTGGATTCTTCGGCTAGTTTTCTAATTTCATCGGCAACGACGGCAAACCCTTTGCCCGATTCTCCGGCATGGGCAGCTTCAATTGCGGCGTTCATCGCTAAAAGATTTGTTTGGCTGGCGATATTTTGAATGACCTGACTCGCTTCCAGCAGCGCTTCCGATCGTTCCGCAATTTTCTTGACAAACTCATTTGCTGCCCGTGCCCCGTCTGTTCCCGCTTTCATTTGACCGTATACGGTTTTAATCAATTCATCATTTTGTGAAAGTATTTTATTAATACGAAGCATATTTTCCGCAGTGCGTGTTATTAACGCCGAAGACTGCGTAATACTTTCCGACTGCCTTGTAATCCCTTCAACAAGCAGGTTTAATTTTCCTTGAATCTGCTCACCGGCTGCAGCTGTTTCCGTTACACCGGCTGCTTGCATTAACGCTTTTTCCTTTACCGTTGTGGCATTGCTACTTATCTGTTTTACCGCGGCAGCCGTTTCTTCCATATTGCTTGATAAGTCGGAACCGATCGCCGTCATTTTATCGGCTTCTTCTTTTAAAACGGTCAACATAGTGTGGGTATGTTCTATCGCCATATTCAAATTTGTCATAAGCCGCCCGATTTCGTTATTACGTTTTACCGCTACGCGATCGGTAAGATCTCCCGCCGCAATTTTTTCAAACATAGATTCAAGTCTCGCAAAATACCGCTTTAGTGCACGGGCAGCGATAATCGCCAATGTGAAATATATAACAAACATCAACAGCCCGATGAGAATCATAATTCTGACTAGCGCATAAAACAACGAAAGGATTTCCCTTTGTTCCACAATGACAATAAGCTTCCATCTTAATTCGGGAAACGGAAAGATATAAGCTTTTCTCTGTTTTCCGTCCAATGTAATAAAAACGGAACCTTCCTTTTTTTGAGTGATTTTCGCGAAAGCGGCATCGACATCACTTAGGTTCTTAGAAATGAATGCACTATGGGCTGCATCCGCTAAAATCATCCCGTCATCTTGCACGAGCATACAGTATCCCGTATTCCCTATTTTGACACTGCTGATAAATGATGTTAAATCAGACAAATTAATATCAACACCGACACATCCTAATAATGTACCGTTACCGTCTTTTATAGCCTTTGCGACCGCTACGACAGGAGTACCATCTGTAGCAATATATACCGGTGTGATAACTATAGCTCCATTTGCTTCGGCGGCTTGTTTATACCATGATCTTTGGCGAGGATCATACCCTAGCTCGTCTTCCCCAGACCATGAAGTTGCAATTCCTCCCCATCGAGTCCCCATATAGACATCTTGGAATTCGGAGAAGCTTTCCTCTATAGCTTTAAACAACGTTACAAGCTCCTGTTCCGTTTTTCCAGTATGCGTATATATTCTTCCCGATTTTTGTGCTTCTATCGTATAATTATAAATAGTATCATCGGCTCCTCGTACAGCAGGATGCGAAGCAAGCATGGTAACAACATTCTCACCCTTTTGCATGAGGAGGTTGATCGATTTCTCAACGTTGAAAAATTGCTGAGCGGTAAACTCGTTAAACAATGCAGTATTTCTTTTGTAAAGTTCATAACCGACAACTGCACTAATAAAACCGATAATCGAAATGATCGTTATAGTGATCGCACGTAAAAGTCTAAAACGAATTGAAAGTGCTTTTTTCATTATGGTGTCTCCAATTGCTAATTGGTAATGGTAACTAATACATTTATTAATATGATCTCTGAATAATTCTTTATATTATATACTATAGTTAACAAATCCGTCAACTTGCTCAGGCAACGTTGCTGGCAGAACCATACACTTGCTCAAAAAGATAAAACTTTCTATAATAGTGAACTATCATTTTCTTAAAAAGTGATTAGGAGAAAAATATGGAAACCCGAAGCCGTTATGCCCCGTCTCCGACAGGATTTCAGCACATTGGCGGAGTACGTACCGCGTTATTTAATTATCTTTTTTCCCGCGCTACCGGCGGAAAATTCATCTTGCGTATAGAAGATACCGACCAAACCCGCTATGCCGCCGAATATGAAACAAATCTTTACGATACCCTTGACTGGCTTGGAATTGACTGGGATGAAGGCGGCTCCCGCGGCGGTCCGTATGCCCCCTATATTCAGTCTCAACGTTCCGAATTATACCGCGAGTATGCGGATAAACTCGTCAAAAGCGGTCATGCCTATTATTGTTTTTGCGATGAAGAACGGCTCGAACGCATCAGAAAAATTCAAACCATGAATAAAATGCCTCCGGGATATGACCGGCACTGCCGCAATTTAACGCAGGAAGAAATCGATGCGAATATCGCAGCGGGAAAGCCCTATGTTATCCGCCTCAAGGTGCCGCTTGAAGGAACAACGGTATTCCACGATGTCCTTCTCGGTACAATCGAGTGGAAAAACGAAGACATCAACCCCGATCCCATCTTGCTGAAAAGCGACGGCTTCCCCACCTATCATTTGGCGAACGTTGTCGATGATCACTTAATGAAGATTACGCATGTTATGCGTGCGCAGGAATGGGTACCCTCAACGCCGATGCATGTTATTATGTATAAAGCGTTCGGCTGGGAACATCCCGATTTTTGCCATTTGCCGATGGTTATGGGGAATGACGGGCATAAGCTTTCTAAACGGCATGGTGCGACCAGCTGTAACGAATTCCGCAACAACGGCTATTTAAAAGAAGCGATTATCAACTATGTTGCGATGCTCGGTTGCTCTTATGAGGAAGGGCGAGATATGTTCTCGCTCCAGGAATTGGGTGAACGCTTTAATCCCGAACACATCAACAAGGCTCCGGCGATTTTCGACTATAAAAAGTTGGAATGGTTTAACGGGCAGTATATGCGGCTTAAAACCGATGAAGAACTCTTTGAGTTAACATGGCCGTTTATTGCGAACTCCGGTATCTTCGGTGAGCAGGATCAAAAAGCTCGTGAAGCAGCCGGATTACGTTTTGTCGACCAGACGCTGCTTAAACCTACCGATGAACAAAAGGCAATGCTGATGAAGGTGATGCCGTTGATTAAAGAACGCCTCCACTTTTTAACGGAAGCCCCGCAAATGGTGCGCTTCCTCTTCGAAGAGCCGGCAGTTCCGCCTGCAGAAGAGATTATCCCCAAAAAGTTGGATGCAGAAAAGACGCGGGCTGTGCTGGAGAAAGCAAAAACCGTATTACCCTCAATTGCAAACCTTGATGAACACGCTGCAAGCGAGGTGTTCCGCGCGGAAGCAGAAGCGACGGGCGTTAAATTGGGCGACTTTATGATGCCGATGCGTATGGCAATTACCGGCAGCCGCGTAAGTCCGCCGCTGGTCGGTTCGATACAGATCTTAGGTATAGATCGTTCTATTGCCCGCATCGAAAAAACTTTGAAAGAACGGTTTAACTTCGGCTGCTGATATGGCGCAGCCTCGTTAACCGCGAGTTCCGGCAGATGCCTTTAATAACCAAACGAGGAGTTTACAGTATGGAAGATCACGCAATTTCAATGGAAAAAATCGTCAGCCTATGCAAAAGGCGCGGCTTTGTGTTTCAGTCTTCTGAAATTTACGGAGGACAGAACGGGGCATGGGATTACGGTCCGCTCGGTGTTGAATTAAAAAACAATATCGCCCGCGCATGGTGGAAGGAAATGACCCAGCTGCACAACTCAATTGTCGGTATCGACGCAGCTATTTTGATGCACCCGCGCGTGTGGGAAGCATCGGGACATGTGGAAAACTTTACCGATCCGCTGGTTGACTGTAAGAAGTGTAAAGCACGCTTCCGTGCCGACCAGATTGATCAGAACAAGTTAGCAAAAAAAGAATGTCCCGACTGCGGCGGCGAGCTTACCGATGTACGAAAGTTCAATTTAATGTTTAAAACCCATATCGGGCCGACGGACGATAACAGCAACCTCATCTACTTACGCCCCGAAACCGCACAGGGTATTTACGTGAATTATAAAAACGTTGCGCAAGCCAACCGTATGAAAATCCCTTTCGGTATTGCGCAGATCGGTAAGGCATTCAGAAACGAAATTGTAACGAAAAACTTTATCTTCCGTACCTGCGAGTTTGAGCAGATGGAAATGCAGTTTTTTGTAAAGCCCGGTACCGACGACGAATGGTTCAACTACTGGCGTGAACAGCGGTGGGCGTTCTACAAAAAGCACGGTGTCCGCATGGATAAGTTGCGCTGGCATCAGCATGGCCCGGATGAGCTTGCTCACTATGCAAAAGACGCCTACGATATTGAATATGAATTCCCGATGGGCTTTAAAGAGCTTGAAGGCGTACACAACCGCACCAATTTTGACCTGACCCGCCATACCGAATATTCCGGTAAGGATATGCAGTATATTGATCAGGATAACGGCAACGAACGGTATATTCCGTACATCATCGAAACCTCAGCCGGTTTAACCCGCAACCTCTTAATGTTCCTCTGCGATGCGTACGAAGAGCAAAAAGTTGCCGACAAAGGCAATGATGACGATTGGCGAACCGTGTTGCATTTCCATCCGGTTATTGCGCCGATTACCGTAGCAGTGTTACCTTTGATGAAAAAAGACGGCCTTGCGGAGCTTGCACAGGATATTCAAGCGGAATTACGTGAAGACTTCCGTACCGACTATGACCAATCAGGAGCAATCGGTAAGCGATATCGCCGTCAGGATGAGGCGGGCACTCCATTCTGCGTTACCGTCGATTATGACAGCAAAGAAGACGGAACCGTTACCTTACGCTTCCGCGATTCTATGGAACAGGTGCGTATTCCCCGTACCGAACTTGCAAACCGAATTAGAACAGAAATAAAAAATTATACAAGAGCGTAGGCAATATTTTCCCGTATAATGCAGACGTACAGCATAACCAGCAGCACGAGTGTTATACGGGAAGCAACACTCTCTTACGCGGAGTTTTCTATGGCTAAAAAATATTCATATAGTGCAGAAGATCAATCTATTCTGTCGCCGATATTATATAAGTTTTTCGTTAATCCATTGGTAGCAATTTTACCTTATCGTGTACCGGCAAATTTTATTACATTTTCATCCTTTCTTTGTATTATTACTGCTTTTTGTGTTGCAGTACATGGGTACTATGTCGGAAGGTACGAGCACTGGTGGCTTATTCCAGTACTTGCACTGATTTATCTGACCGGCGATTGTGCCGATGGAAAGCAAGCCCGAAAAACAGGCACCGGTTCACCGCTTGGTGAATATTTTGACCATTTTTTAGACTGTTTTGTGACCGGTCTTTTAATGGGTATTCTGATGATATCTTTCAAGGTAACAAAACCGGCTCTCATTACAATAGGTTTCTTTAATCTATATGCCGGGCAAATCGGAAGTTTCTGGGAACGCTATAAGCGGCGGGTAATGTGCTTTGGAAAACTCGGATCCAATGAAGGAATCATTGCAATCGGTTTGACATCGTGGCTTATGTCAATACCGTCGATCCACGCGGCAGCAGACACAGTTCTCCTTTTCAATATAACAGGTGGAGAAGCTCTGATTATTACTATTATGACGGGAACAGCAATCTCCGCAATTCATTCAATTGTCCGATCTCGCGCAATTTCTGCCCGCCTCATTGCACATTTAATACTATCGTTCGCCGTTACCTACACAGCTGCCTATCTCTTTGGGAATAAGAATATAGTATATATCACGGGTGTGGTAAGTTTCTATAATGTATTTTTCCTTTCTTCGCTTTTAGCAGCAACCAACCTTGATAGCCGAGAATGCTTGCCGGATGTTATCATCCCTCTTTCATTCATATTATTCTTTTTGATCCCGAATTATACTTCACTTATTCAGCATATACAAATTGTATATTTGGTAGTGCGGGTTGCGATAAAATTTATCTCGTTTGTCAGAATAAACCGGCAGTATTGGTATTGGATTAATCCGCCGCCGCCGGATGAAGATCTTTCAGCAACGCGGTAATCCGATCGGGGTAGTCAGTAATAAGACTGTCTACCTCCATTTCAATCAGCTGCCGGTAATCGCACTGAATGCTGCCGAACCATGGATTGATGCGGATACCAGCCCGGTGCAAAGCCCCAACCAGTTCAGGCGTTACACAATAAGCTGATGGGTGATAACATTCGATACCGAGGTTCCGCACATACTGCTCAGGATGAATTTGCCAACTGTCTACCAATAATCCGCACGTTACCACCGGATCGATCTTCTTCATCCGCAGTACGCTTTCATGATTAAAAGACGAGACGATACAGCGATTAATCAGTTTATATTCCTTCATCAGTCGATACACAACTTCTTCAATTCCTTCATAGATAAAAACGCCCGTTTTTAATTCGATATTCGAAATGATGTGTGGCTGTTCCGCAATATATTCAAAATATTCTCGCAATGAAGGGATCGGAGCAAAATCTATCGTTTCGGGATGCGGCTTCGCGGCATTCAACGCTCTTAACTCACGATATGTTTTCTGCCCGACCAAACCCGTACCATCAGTCGTGCGGTCAACTGTTTCATCGTGAATAATAACCGCTTCACCATCTTTTGAAAGATGCACATCAAACTCTATCCCGTCACAGCCGGCTTCCACCGCTTTCCGAAAGGCAAGCATGGTGTTTTCAGGGTACCGGCTGCGGAATCCCCTGTGCGCAATATTAAGCATTGTTTTTTCCATCATGACGGGATTATAGCACAGAGGGGGCAATGATGTACACTTTTTAAGGTGAGCATGGCCATAGGTTGTTCTATTTTTCCTATTTCAGCCTACCGGTAGCTTGTGCAAGTGCACTCGCCGTTAAACCGTAGTCGGAAGTATACAATAGTTTTGCAGCCTCGGCATGAGCAAGGCTCGCGGTATACGCAGCCTCCAGAGATGGATATCCTTGAGCCGCTAATGCGGTAATCATCCCGCTCAAGACATCACCAGCCCCCGCTTTGGCGAGCGCATTGGTTCCAAGCGGGTTCACAAATACTTGGTTTCCGCAGCCAATCAGCGGATAAGCGCCTTTCAATACTAT from Treponema vincentii harbors:
- the gltX gene encoding glutamate--tRNA ligase, giving the protein METRSRYAPSPTGFQHIGGVRTALFNYLFSRATGGKFILRIEDTDQTRYAAEYETNLYDTLDWLGIDWDEGGSRGGPYAPYIQSQRSELYREYADKLVKSGHAYYCFCDEERLERIRKIQTMNKMPPGYDRHCRNLTQEEIDANIAAGKPYVIRLKVPLEGTTVFHDVLLGTIEWKNEDINPDPILLKSDGFPTYHLANVVDDHLMKITHVMRAQEWVPSTPMHVIMYKAFGWEHPDFCHLPMVMGNDGHKLSKRHGATSCNEFRNNGYLKEAIINYVAMLGCSYEEGRDMFSLQELGERFNPEHINKAPAIFDYKKLEWFNGQYMRLKTDEELFELTWPFIANSGIFGEQDQKAREAAGLRFVDQTLLKPTDEQKAMLMKVMPLIKERLHFLTEAPQMVRFLFEEPAVPPAEEIIPKKLDAEKTRAVLEKAKTVLPSIANLDEHAASEVFRAEAEATGVKLGDFMMPMRMAITGSRVSPPLVGSIQILGIDRSIARIEKTLKERFNFGC
- a CDS encoding glycine--tRNA ligase — encoded protein: MEDHAISMEKIVSLCKRRGFVFQSSEIYGGQNGAWDYGPLGVELKNNIARAWWKEMTQLHNSIVGIDAAILMHPRVWEASGHVENFTDPLVDCKKCKARFRADQIDQNKLAKKECPDCGGELTDVRKFNLMFKTHIGPTDDNSNLIYLRPETAQGIYVNYKNVAQANRMKIPFGIAQIGKAFRNEIVTKNFIFRTCEFEQMEMQFFVKPGTDDEWFNYWREQRWAFYKKHGVRMDKLRWHQHGPDELAHYAKDAYDIEYEFPMGFKELEGVHNRTNFDLTRHTEYSGKDMQYIDQDNGNERYIPYIIETSAGLTRNLLMFLCDAYEEQKVADKGNDDDWRTVLHFHPVIAPITVAVLPLMKKDGLAELAQDIQAELREDFRTDYDQSGAIGKRYRRQDEAGTPFCVTVDYDSKEDGTVTLRFRDSMEQVRIPRTELANRIRTEIKNYTRA
- a CDS encoding CDP-alcohol phosphatidyltransferase family protein; the encoded protein is MAKKYSYSAEDQSILSPILYKFFVNPLVAILPYRVPANFITFSSFLCIITAFCVAVHGYYVGRYEHWWLIPVLALIYLTGDCADGKQARKTGTGSPLGEYFDHFLDCFVTGLLMGILMISFKVTKPALITIGFFNLYAGQIGSFWERYKRRVMCFGKLGSNEGIIAIGLTSWLMSIPSIHAAADTVLLFNITGGEALIITIMTGTAISAIHSIVRSRAISARLIAHLILSFAVTYTAAYLFGNKNIVYITGVVSFYNVFFLSSLLAATNLDSRECLPDVIIPLSFILFFLIPNYTSLIQHIQIVYLVVRVAIKFISFVRINRQYWYWINPPPPDEDLSATR
- a CDS encoding glycerophosphodiester phosphodiesterase — protein: MMEKTMLNIAHRGFRSRYPENTMLAFRKAVEAGCDGIEFDVHLSKDGEAVIIHDETVDRTTDGTGLVGQKTYRELRALNAAKPHPETIDFAPIPSLREYFEYIAEQPHIISNIELKTGVFIYEGIEEVVYRLMKEYKLINRCIVSSFNHESVLRMKKIDPVVTCGLLVDSWQIHPEQYVRNLGIECYHPSAYCVTPELVGALHRAGIRINPWFGSIQCDYRQLIEMEVDSLITDYPDRITALLKDLHPAAAD